The following proteins are co-located in the Carassius auratus strain Wakin chromosome 7, ASM336829v1, whole genome shotgun sequence genome:
- the tspan5a gene encoding tetraspanin-5a isoform X1, giving the protein MMSGKHYKGQEVSCCIKYFIFGFNIIFWLLGVAFLGIGLWAWNEKGVLSNISSITDLGGFDPVWLFLVVGGVMFILGFAGCIGALRENTLLLKFFSVFLGIIFFLELTAGVLAFVFKDWIKDQLNLFINKNIQAYRDDIDLQNLIDFTQEYWECCGAFGADDWNLNIYFNCTDSNPSREKCGVPFSCCTKDPAEDVINTQCGYDVRAKPDADQKTFINVKGCVPQFERWLQDNLTVVAGIFIGIALLQIFGICLAQNLVSDIEAVRASWVPPPSYVARRPPSHYSKKASAYS; this is encoded by the exons TTGCTTGGTGTGGCTTTCCTTGGAATCGGATTGTGGGCATGGAATGAGAAG ggCGTTCTGTCTAACATCTCGTCCATCACGGATCTGGGTGGATTTGATCCGGTGTGGTTGTTTCTGGTGGTTGGAGGGGTGATGTTCATCCTGGGTTTCGCTGGCTGTATCGGGGCCTTGAGGGAAAACACCTTACTGCTCAAATTC TTTTCTGTGTTTCTGGGGATAATCTTCTTCCTGGAGCTGACCGCCGGTGTCCTGGCCTTTGTCTTTAAAGACTGGATTAAAGATCAGCTCAACTTGTTCATCAACAAGAACATACAAGCCTACAGAGATGACATTGACTTGCAGAACCTCATCGACTTCACTCAGGAATAC TGGGAATGCTGTGGGGCGTTTGGAGCAGATGACTGGAACCTCAACATCTACTTCAACTGCACAGACAGCAACCCCAGCCGAGAAAAATGTGGCGTGCCCTTCTCCTGTTGCACCAAAGACCCAGCG GAAGATGTCATCAATACACAATGTGGATATGATGTTCGGGCAAAACCG GACGCAGACCAGAAGACATTTATTAATGTCAAAGGCTGTGTGCCACAGTTTGAGAGATGGCTTCAGGACAACCTGACCGTAGTGGCTGGGATCTTCATCGGCATCGCTCTGCTGCAG ATATTTGGAATATGCCTTGCACAGAATTTAGTCAGCGATATTGAAGCTGTGAGAGCCAGCTG GGTGCCGCCTCCCTCTTACGTCGCCCGCCGCCCCCCGTCCCACTACAGCAAGAAGGCCTCGGCGTACTCCTGA
- the tspan5a gene encoding tetraspanin-5a isoform X2: MMSGKHYKGQEVSCCIKYFIFGFNIIFWLLGVAFLGIGLWAWNEKGVLSNISSITDLGGFDPVWLFLVVGGVMFILGFAGCIGALRENTLLLKFFSVFLGIIFFLELTAGVLAFVFKDWIKDQLNLFINKNIQAYRDDIDLQNLIDFTQEYWECCGAFGADDWNLNIYFNCTDSNPSREKCGVPFSCCTKDPAEDVINTQCGYDVRAKPDADQKTFINVKGCVPQFERWLQDNLTVVAGIFIGIALLQIFGICLAQNLVSDIEAVRASCLFT; this comes from the exons TTGCTTGGTGTGGCTTTCCTTGGAATCGGATTGTGGGCATGGAATGAGAAG ggCGTTCTGTCTAACATCTCGTCCATCACGGATCTGGGTGGATTTGATCCGGTGTGGTTGTTTCTGGTGGTTGGAGGGGTGATGTTCATCCTGGGTTTCGCTGGCTGTATCGGGGCCTTGAGGGAAAACACCTTACTGCTCAAATTC TTTTCTGTGTTTCTGGGGATAATCTTCTTCCTGGAGCTGACCGCCGGTGTCCTGGCCTTTGTCTTTAAAGACTGGATTAAAGATCAGCTCAACTTGTTCATCAACAAGAACATACAAGCCTACAGAGATGACATTGACTTGCAGAACCTCATCGACTTCACTCAGGAATAC TGGGAATGCTGTGGGGCGTTTGGAGCAGATGACTGGAACCTCAACATCTACTTCAACTGCACAGACAGCAACCCCAGCCGAGAAAAATGTGGCGTGCCCTTCTCCTGTTGCACCAAAGACCCAGCG GAAGATGTCATCAATACACAATGTGGATATGATGTTCGGGCAAAACCG GACGCAGACCAGAAGACATTTATTAATGTCAAAGGCTGTGTGCCACAGTTTGAGAGATGGCTTCAGGACAACCTGACCGTAGTGGCTGGGATCTTCATCGGCATCGCTCTGCTGCAG ATATTTGGAATATGCCTTGCACAGAATTTAGTCAGCGATATTGAAGCTGTGAGAGCCAGCTG TTTGTTCACATGA